In Dehalococcoidia bacterium, the following are encoded in one genomic region:
- a CDS encoding AI-2E family transporter gives MNELTRRRIHIAMVFVPIVLVLFVAWNERTALFPFLLGVAIAYVIAPAVNWIASIIPFRHRDPHLARGLAILILYAGVAGIGTGLGFLFVPQAIDEIQQFSDDLPATIDAVQDRIQDWYDQAVPQEHHDVVDETLTDFGDAAGDWAAGLAPDVLTFAGSTFTIIIGYLTIPIWLYFTMKDHPRGVRSFIGMFPPDWRHDVRNTLGIADAVLRHYIRAMLIQGIIVGTMAYIALEILDVRYPLGLAIIAGITEMIPIIGPIIGAVPAVLVALAEDPVKALWVALAFLIIQQIENNLIVPKLQGDMLRMHPGVIIVLLVLAGAIGGFILVILIVPLAAFVRDVYQYIYLRVGNVPPDAALDRALGEYGAGALRTRWKLEEVVPAAELGNQGFGVEMPRSAAPVTALAEDEPPPVDAEAGAAS, from the coding sequence ATGAACGAGCTGACGCGCCGCCGCATCCACATCGCGATGGTGTTCGTGCCCATCGTGCTGGTGTTGTTCGTCGCGTGGAACGAGCGGACGGCCCTCTTCCCGTTTCTGCTGGGGGTCGCCATCGCGTACGTCATCGCCCCGGCGGTGAACTGGATCGCCTCGATCATCCCCTTCCGGCACCGCGACCCGCACCTGGCGCGCGGCCTCGCGATCCTGATCCTCTATGCGGGCGTCGCCGGCATCGGTACCGGGCTGGGATTTCTGTTCGTGCCGCAGGCGATCGATGAGATCCAGCAGTTCAGCGACGACCTGCCCGCCACGATCGACGCGGTCCAGGACCGGATCCAGGACTGGTACGACCAGGCCGTGCCACAAGAGCACCACGACGTCGTCGACGAGACGCTGACGGACTTCGGCGATGCGGCCGGCGACTGGGCGGCGGGCCTCGCGCCCGATGTCCTGACATTCGCGGGCAGCACGTTCACCATCATCATCGGCTATCTGACGATCCCGATCTGGCTGTATTTCACGATGAAGGACCACCCGCGCGGCGTGCGCTCTTTCATCGGCATGTTTCCGCCGGACTGGCGCCACGACGTGCGCAACACGCTGGGCATCGCCGATGCCGTGCTGCGCCACTACATCCGGGCGATGCTGATCCAGGGCATTATCGTCGGCACGATGGCGTACATCGCGCTCGAGATCCTCGATGTGCGCTACCCGCTGGGGCTGGCGATCATCGCCGGCATCACCGAGATGATCCCGATCATCGGCCCGATCATCGGCGCGGTCCCGGCCGTGCTCGTCGCGCTTGCCGAGGACCCCGTGAAGGCGCTGTGGGTCGCGCTGGCCTTCCTGATCATTCAGCAGATCGAGAACAACCTGATCGTCCCGAAGCTTCAGGGCGACATGCTGCGGATGCACCCGGGAGTGATTATCGTCCTGCTGGTGCTGGCCGGCGCGATCGGCGGCTTCATCCTGGTGATCTTGATCGTGCCGCTCGCGGCGTTCGTGCGCGACGTGTACCAGTACATCTACCTGCGAGTGGGCAATGTGCCGCCCGACGCGGCGCTCGACCGCGCGCTCGGCGAGTATGGCGCAGGTGCGCTGCGCACGCGCTGGAAGCTCGAAGAGGTTGTGCCCGCGGCCGAGCTTGGCAACCAGGGGTTCGGGGTCGAAATGCCGCGCAGCGCCGCCCCGGTAACGGCGCTCGCCGAAGATGAACCGCCGCCAGTCGATGCCGAAGCGGGCGCTGCCAGCTAG
- a CDS encoding Nif3-like dinuclear metal center hexameric protein: MHALASLDEIVAFLDRILAAPRYEELEPDSNGLIVRGGAGVSKVAVAVSTSITTIVGAAKAGAQLLVVHHPTWAAVDLSLRDEKLQALEAAQVSLYAAHASLDCAPEFGNGWVLAAMLGVRVDATFEEYHGGHAGVIGAHDATFGELISRTQRELGVEVEAHEHAKTCARVAIVTGGGGMTTALEEARSLGADTYVTGEGSLFTRMFAREAGMNLIFATHQATEAPGIKALGQRISEEAQIPWEFIAESPDVF, from the coding sequence ATGCACGCACTGGCATCGCTCGACGAGATCGTCGCGTTCCTCGACCGCATCCTGGCCGCACCGCGCTACGAGGAGTTGGAGCCCGACTCGAACGGGCTGATCGTCCGCGGGGGCGCTGGCGTCTCGAAGGTCGCGGTCGCCGTGAGCACGTCGATCACGACGATCGTCGGGGCGGCGAAGGCGGGCGCGCAGCTTCTCGTCGTGCATCATCCGACGTGGGCGGCGGTCGACCTTTCGCTGCGGGACGAAAAGCTGCAGGCGCTCGAAGCGGCGCAGGTGTCGCTGTACGCCGCGCACGCGTCGCTGGACTGCGCGCCGGAGTTCGGCAACGGCTGGGTGCTCGCGGCGATGCTTGGCGTGCGCGTCGACGCCACGTTCGAGGAGTACCACGGCGGCCACGCAGGCGTCATCGGCGCGCACGATGCGACGTTCGGCGAGTTAATTAGCCGCACGCAGCGCGAGCTAGGCGTCGAAGTCGAAGCGCACGAGCACGCGAAGACGTGCGCGCGCGTCGCCATCGTCACGGGCGGCGGCGGCATGACGACGGCGCTGGAGGAGGCGCGCTCGCTGGGCGCCGATACGTACGTGACCGGTGAGGGCAGCCTGTTTACCCGCATGTTCGCGCGCGAAGCCGGCATGAACCTGATCTTCGCGACGCACCAGGCGACGGAAGCGCCGGGCATCAAAGCGCTCGGACAGCGCATCAGCGAGGAAGCGCAGATCCCATGGGAGTTCATCGCCGAATCGCCTGACGTGTTTTAG
- a CDS encoding DUF58 domain-containing protein, whose translation MAASTPNVLPPDLLARIRRIEIRARRLVANVFLGEYHSVFRGRGIEFSEVRQYEPGDDVRLIDWNVTARMGTPYIKKYIEERELTVMLVVDVSASSAFTTAGITKRELAAEVAATLAFAAIANGDRVGLLAFSDRIEEYVRPAKSRRHVLRIIRELLYLQPQGRRTNIGDALAYLARVTRRRAIVFVLSDFFDTGYGPALRAAALRHEIVALTLSDARERELPHVGLLEVEDAETGERALIDTSSGQLRAAWARRAAELRDRRRRTLSAVGVEEVPLSTDASYVEPLLRAFRARETRR comes from the coding sequence ATGGCGGCATCTACGCCCAATGTTCTTCCACCCGACCTCCTCGCGCGAATACGCCGCATCGAGATCCGCGCGCGGCGCCTCGTCGCGAACGTCTTCCTGGGCGAGTACCACAGCGTGTTTCGCGGGCGCGGCATCGAGTTCTCCGAGGTGCGGCAATACGAGCCCGGCGACGACGTGCGTCTCATCGACTGGAACGTCACGGCGCGCATGGGGACGCCGTACATCAAGAAGTACATCGAAGAGCGCGAGCTGACGGTGATGCTGGTGGTCGACGTCTCCGCGTCCTCGGCGTTCACGACGGCCGGCATCACGAAACGCGAACTCGCGGCGGAAGTCGCCGCCACCCTGGCGTTCGCGGCGATCGCCAACGGCGACCGCGTCGGGCTGCTGGCGTTCAGCGACCGCATCGAGGAGTACGTGCGGCCGGCGAAGAGCCGCCGCCACGTGCTGCGCATCATCCGCGAGCTGCTCTACTTGCAGCCGCAGGGGCGCCGCACGAACATCGGCGATGCGCTGGCGTACCTGGCCCGCGTGACGCGTCGCCGCGCCATCGTCTTCGTGCTGTCAGACTTCTTCGATACCGGATACGGGCCGGCGTTGCGCGCGGCTGCGCTCCGTCACGAGATCGTCGCGCTGACGCTGAGCGACGCCCGCGAGCGGGAGTTGCCGCATGTCGGACTGCTGGAAGTCGAAGACGCCGAGACCGGCGAGCGCGCGCTGATCGATACATCGAGCGGGCAGTTGCGCGCCGCCTGGGCGCGACGCGCCGCGGAGTTGCGCGACCGGCGACGGCGGACGCTTTCGGCGGTTGGCGTCGAAGAAGTGCCGCTTTCGACCGATGCGTCGTACGTGGAGCCGCTGCTGCGCGCGTTTCGCGCGCGCGAGACGCGCCGGTAG
- a CDS encoding D-2-hydroxyacid dehydrogenase yields the protein MQIVATQRVVDEYAARIRQTEPRARFVVPRVEGGELRWHGDPAAADICCFSEDCWQDNELRHLLIPALFRLHGLRWFHTFSAGVDSPAFQVIIDRGTILTNSSGASAPSIAQYVLAMMLYRTKPIETWREQQRRREWSQVRGGDLTGKTAGIIGTGAIGGEVARLAKAFAMRTIGARRSTRKTRHIDEQVSMANLSPLLEASDFVVVACPLTKDTESLISEHELRAMKPTATLINVARGRVVQEAALIRALDEGWIAGACLDVFATEPLPDDSRLWDTPNVIVTPHNSAFSPLNMERAMGVFIDNLGRLAAGKPLRNRVLRAGV from the coding sequence ATGCAGATCGTCGCCACGCAGCGCGTCGTCGATGAGTACGCGGCGCGTATCCGGCAGACGGAGCCGCGCGCGCGGTTCGTCGTGCCGCGCGTCGAAGGCGGCGAACTGCGCTGGCACGGCGACCCGGCGGCGGCCGACATATGCTGCTTCTCCGAGGACTGCTGGCAGGACAACGAACTCCGTCACCTGCTGATCCCGGCGCTCTTCCGCCTGCACGGCCTCAGGTGGTTTCACACGTTCAGCGCCGGCGTCGATTCTCCGGCGTTCCAGGTGATCATCGACCGTGGCACGATCCTGACGAATTCGTCCGGCGCGTCGGCGCCTTCGATCGCACAGTACGTGCTGGCGATGATGCTCTATCGCACGAAACCGATCGAGACGTGGCGCGAGCAACAACGGCGGCGTGAATGGTCGCAGGTGCGGGGCGGCGATCTGACGGGCAAGACCGCGGGCATCATCGGCACGGGCGCGATCGGCGGCGAGGTGGCCCGGCTCGCCAAGGCGTTCGCGATGCGCACGATCGGCGCCCGGCGCTCTACGCGCAAGACGCGCCACATCGACGAGCAGGTGTCGATGGCGAATCTCTCGCCTCTACTCGAAGCGAGCGACTTCGTCGTGGTGGCGTGTCCGCTGACGAAGGACACCGAGAGCCTCATCAGCGAACACGAGCTGCGCGCCATGAAGCCGACAGCGACGCTGATCAACGTCGCGCGCGGCCGCGTCGTGCAGGAGGCAGCGCTGATCCGGGCGCTCGACGAAGGCTGGATCGCGGGCGCCTGCCTCGATGTCTTCGCGACGGAGCCGCTGCCCGACGACAGCAGGCTCTGGGATACGCCGAACGTCATCGTGACGCCGCACAATTCGGCCTTTTCGCCGCTGAACATGGAACGCGCCATGGGCGTGTTTATCGATAACCTGGGCAGGCTTGCGGCGGGGAAGCCGCTACGCAACCGCGTGCTGCGCGCGGGCGTGTGA
- a CDS encoding rod shape-determining protein, with amino-acid sequence MLLPKRIGVDLGTANVLVYVKGRGIVVNEPSVVALANRDNTVVAVGREAQNMMGRVPQSISVIRPMRDGVIADYLITEAMLRYFIQRVVGRFNLVKPEVMVCIPAGVTSVEQRAVRDAAEQAGGRRPVHLVPEPLAAAIGARIPINSPSGNMVVDIGGGRCEAAVISMYGIVVSESVRVAGDRLDDAIVAYVKRRYNLLIGERTAEEMKWTIGAAVPLETELKMEIRGRDQISGMPKTLTVQSSDVTAAIQDSLGTIVSVVRSVLERTPPELASDVIDRGIVLTGGGAMLRHLDILLTQETGIPCQVAENPLDCVAIGAGVALEYLDVIKRSLPTEEETLVASY; translated from the coding sequence ATGCTTCTTCCGAAGCGGATTGGGGTCGATCTGGGCACCGCGAACGTCCTTGTGTACGTCAAGGGCAGAGGCATCGTCGTCAACGAGCCGTCCGTCGTCGCGCTGGCGAACCGCGATAACACCGTCGTCGCCGTGGGCCGCGAGGCGCAGAACATGATGGGGCGCGTCCCCCAGAGCATCTCCGTCATCCGCCCCATGCGCGACGGCGTGATCGCCGATTACCTGATCACCGAAGCGATGCTTCGCTACTTCATCCAGAGAGTCGTCGGGCGCTTCAACCTCGTCAAGCCGGAAGTGATGGTGTGCATTCCGGCCGGCGTCACCAGCGTCGAACAGCGCGCGGTACGCGACGCCGCCGAGCAGGCGGGCGGGCGGCGGCCAGTGCACCTGGTGCCGGAACCGCTCGCCGCGGCGATCGGCGCGCGCATCCCGATCAACTCGCCCAGCGGCAACATGGTCGTCGACATCGGCGGCGGGCGATGCGAGGCGGCTGTGATCTCGATGTACGGCATCGTCGTGAGCGAGAGCGTGCGCGTGGCCGGCGACCGGCTCGATGACGCGATCGTCGCGTACGTGAAGCGTCGTTACAACTTGCTCATCGGCGAGCGCACCGCTGAGGAGATGAAGTGGACGATCGGCGCCGCCGTGCCGCTCGAGACCGAACTGAAGATGGAGATCCGCGGGCGCGATCAGATCAGCGGCATGCCGAAGACGCTCACCGTGCAGTCGAGCGACGTCACGGCGGCGATCCAGGACTCGCTCGGCACGATCGTGTCCGTCGTGCGCAGCGTCCTGGAACGGACGCCGCCGGAACTCGCATCGGACGTCATCGATCGCGGGATCGTGCTCACGGGCGGCGGCGCCATGCTGCGGCACCTGGACATCTTGCTCACGCAGGAGACCGGCATCCCGTGCCAGGTCGCCGAAAATCCCCTCGACTGCGTCGCGATCGGCGCCGGCGTGGCGCTGGAGTACCTGGACGTGATCAAGCGCAGCCTGCCGACCGAGGAAGAAACGCTCGTCGCCAGCTACTAG